Proteins encoded by one window of Clostridium bornimense:
- a CDS encoding DNA-3-methyladenine glycosylase: MKVLREDFYGRDTLTVARELLGKYLIRIIDGKYVGGKIVETEGYLGVNDKAAHAYGGKVTERVKPMYERAGTSYVYSIYGMYYCLNTITEKEGIPQGVLIRAIEPLIGLDKISINRTKKKDEKTFERLTKKERLNLTSGPSKLCLALDIDKRFNNVLLWGGELFIVDNDDEVKKLIEKEAEPCGRIVKSKRIGIDYAEEARDFLYRFYYEENPYVSVKDKKPVYLDV; encoded by the coding sequence ATGAAGGTATTAAGAGAAGATTTTTATGGAAGGGATACATTAACGGTAGCTAGGGAATTACTAGGTAAATATTTAATTAGAATTATTGATGGAAAATATGTAGGTGGGAAAATAGTAGAGACAGAGGGATATTTAGGTGTAAATGATAAGGCAGCTCATGCTTATGGAGGCAAAGTTACTGAAAGGGTAAAACCTATGTATGAAAGGGCAGGTACTTCATATGTTTATAGTATTTATGGTATGTATTATTGTTTAAATACTATAACTGAGAAAGAGGGAATTCCACAGGGAGTATTAATAAGGGCAATTGAACCATTAATAGGTCTAGATAAGATATCTATCAATAGAACGAAGAAAAAAGATGAAAAAACTTTCGAAAGGTTAACTAAAAAAGAAAGATTAAATTTAACCTCAGGACCTTCAAAGTTATGTTTGGCTTTGGATATTGATAAAAGATTTAATAATGTATTGCTTTGGGGTGGAGAACTTTTTATTGTTGATAATGATGATGAAGTAAAAAAGTTAATAGAAAAAGAAGCGGAACCTTGTGGCAGAATAGTTAAAAGTAAAAGAATAGGAATAGATTACGCAGAAGAAGCTAGAGATTTTTTATACAGGTTTTATTATGAAGAAAATCCTTATGTATCTGTAAAGGATAAAAAACCAGTATATTTAGATGTGTAA
- a CDS encoding ABC transporter ATP-binding protein, producing MLQINNLSKIFYKGTVNENSIFNKFDFTANEGDFISIIGSNGAGKSTLLNLIAGSIMADEGSILLDGEEVINKKEHYRAKKIGRVFQNPFQGVCSNMTILENMSLAFNKGKSYNLTLGINKKNINGFREQLKRIDLGLEDKLYNKVGLLSGGQRQAISLLMAVMSRPKVLLLDEHTAALDPKTSEKIMTITRELVEENKITTLMVTHNLNHAIASGNRLIMMHKGEVVVDIGEKDKMGLTTDKLMKEFEHAHVKEALSDRSLLV from the coding sequence TTGCTACAAATTAATAATTTATCTAAAATATTTTATAAAGGAACAGTAAATGAAAATAGTATTTTTAATAAGTTCGATTTTACTGCCAATGAAGGAGATTTTATTTCTATTATAGGTAGTAATGGGGCGGGAAAATCTACACTTCTTAATCTTATAGCTGGTTCTATCATGGCTGATGAAGGATCTATTTTGTTAGATGGAGAAGAGGTTATAAATAAAAAGGAACATTATAGAGCTAAGAAGATAGGAAGAGTTTTTCAAAATCCTTTTCAAGGTGTATGTTCAAATATGACGATACTTGAAAACATGTCTTTGGCTTTTAATAAAGGAAAATCATACAATCTAACATTAGGTATAAATAAGAAAAATATCAATGGATTTAGAGAACAATTAAAAAGGATAGATCTTGGTTTAGAAGATAAACTATATAATAAAGTTGGATTATTATCAGGAGGACAAAGACAAGCAATATCGTTATTAATGGCCGTAATGAGTAGGCCCAAAGTGCTTTTATTAGATGAACATACAGCAGCATTAGATCCTAAAACATCGGAAAAAATAATGACAATAACTAGAGAGCTAGTAGAGGAAAATAAAATAACAACTCTTATGGTGACACATAATCTTAATCATGCTATTGCAAGTGGAAACAGGCTTATAATGATGCACAAAGGTGAAGTGGTGGTTGATATTGGAGAGAAAGATAAGATGGGGCTAACTACTGATAAACTCATGAAAGAATTTGAACATGCTCATGTTAAAGAAGCTTTGAGTGATAGAAGCTTGTTGGTATAA
- a CDS encoding ABC transporter permease — protein MNEIVISTLEQGLIFAIVAIGVYITYKILDFPDLSVDGTFPLGAAVCAFGLMRDINPFLCCFLAFLSGCIGGLFTGILNVKLKIDALMSGILVMTGLYSINLRVMGKSNVPFFGKELVFNEKVNKLIVIIVILAIVKILFDLFLKTKKGFLLIAVGDNDQMVTSLGVSKDNIKILGLVISNGFVSLGGAMTAQYQGYAEVSMGTGVVVMGLAAVIIGSTILGKVSFIKGTTLAIVGAVVYKVAMAVALQFRIEPQDLKLITAIIIIVALSCNGKLFSFKRKVRGGEKVATN, from the coding sequence ATGAATGAAATAGTGATTAGTACATTAGAGCAAGGATTAATATTTGCTATTGTAGCAATAGGTGTTTATATAACTTATAAAATATTAGATTTTCCAGACTTATCTGTAGATGGAACATTTCCATTAGGTGCAGCAGTATGCGCTTTTGGACTTATGAGAGATATAAATCCATTTTTATGTTGTTTTCTAGCTTTTTTATCAGGATGTATAGGAGGTCTCTTCACAGGAATATTAAATGTTAAATTAAAGATAGATGCTCTTATGAGTGGTATCTTAGTCATGACTGGTTTATATTCTATTAATTTAAGAGTAATGGGAAAATCGAACGTTCCGTTTTTTGGTAAGGAATTAGTATTTAATGAAAAAGTTAATAAGCTTATTGTGATAATAGTCATTTTAGCAATAGTTAAGATATTATTTGATTTATTTTTAAAAACAAAAAAAGGATTTTTATTAATAGCGGTTGGAGATAATGATCAAATGGTTACATCTCTTGGTGTTAGTAAAGATAATATTAAAATTTTAGGGCTTGTAATTTCAAATGGTTTTGTATCATTAGGAGGAGCAATGACAGCACAATATCAGGGATATGCGGAAGTAAGTATGGGAACAGGAGTAGTAGTTATGGGACTAGCTGCTGTTATTATTGGATCAACTATTCTTGGGAAAGTTTCCTTCATCAAAGGGACAACTCTTGCTATTGTAGGAGCTGTGGTTTATAAGGTAGCAATGGCTGTAGCATTACAATTTAGAATAGAACCTCAGGATTTGAAGCTTATTACAGCGATAATCATAATAGTGGCTCTTAGTTGCAATGGAAAATTGTTTTCCTTTAAAAGAAAAGTAAGAGGTGGTGAAAAAGTTGCTACAAATTAA
- a CDS encoding ABC transporter substrate-binding protein, which yields MVGKKILSIICSLTLTAAMLSGCSGSDSSSNNKIKIGLEQLIEHPALDSAREGFEERMKEKGYEDGKNIEYEYKNAQGDNAITQQIAQNFVSDKKDIIVAIATPTAQAAYNATKDIPIVFTAVTDPVAAELVKTLEKPGTNVTGTSDDVSIEKQFELLKSLVPNAKKVGMLYNTSEANSEVQVNKAKEASSDYGLEIVPKGITNVNEIDAALNSLLGEIDALYIPTDNTIANAAALVNKKAIEKKVPVIAAERGMVENGALATLGIDYKQLGRNTADVVIKIIEGEKPENIAVTTLTDMNLIVNTDTVEALGITLPEDIDSKAEKIQGSN from the coding sequence ATGGTAGGAAAGAAAATATTATCAATTATATGTTCATTAACTTTAACGGCAGCAATGCTTTCCGGATGTAGTGGAAGTGATTCTAGTAGCAATAATAAGATTAAAATTGGATTAGAGCAGTTGATAGAACATCCAGCATTAGATTCAGCAAGAGAAGGTTTCGAAGAAAGAATGAAGGAAAAAGGATATGAAGATGGTAAAAACATTGAGTATGAATATAAAAATGCGCAAGGTGACAATGCGATAACTCAACAAATAGCTCAAAATTTTGTAAGTGATAAGAAAGATATAATAGTTGCTATTGCTACACCAACTGCACAAGCAGCATATAATGCTACAAAAGATATACCAATAGTATTTACAGCAGTAACAGATCCAGTAGCGGCAGAATTGGTAAAGACATTAGAGAAACCAGGAACAAATGTAACAGGAACTTCAGATGATGTATCGATAGAAAAACAATTTGAATTATTAAAATCTTTAGTACCAAATGCCAAAAAGGTAGGAATGTTATACAATACATCGGAAGCAAACTCAGAAGTTCAAGTAAATAAAGCAAAAGAAGCTTCTTCAGATTATGGACTAGAAATTGTGCCTAAAGGAATAACTAATGTTAATGAGATAGATGCAGCATTAAATTCATTATTAGGAGAAATAGATGCACTGTATATTCCTACAGATAATACTATTGCGAATGCAGCAGCATTAGTTAATAAGAAAGCTATAGAAAAGAAAGTGCCTGTTATTGCAGCAGAAAGAGGTATGGTTGAAAATGGAGCATTAGCGACACTTGGGATAGATTATAAACAATTAGGTAGGAATACAGCAGATGTTGTTATAAAAATCATAGAAGGCGAAAAACCAGAAAATATAGCAGTTACAACATTAACAGATATGAACTTAATTGTTAATACAGATACTGTAGAAGCATTAGGAATAACTTTACCTGAAGATATAGATAGCAAAGCAGAGAAAATACAAGGGAGTAATTAA
- a CDS encoding HutP family protein, with amino-acid sequence MYSSIDISKEAIKMAISSREEEKEYERTLKDKGIKVAAVDIGGSLNESILKIVERALVASKRSGVIKDTHVEDGAIAGATRDAISQVSGRANNLNVGGKIGIARGGEHICVAIFLSIGLLHLNEVVIGLGHRSLQE; translated from the coding sequence ATGTACTCAAGTATAGATATTTCCAAAGAAGCTATAAAGATGGCGATATCTTCAAGGGAAGAAGAAAAGGAATATGAAAGAACTCTAAAAGATAAAGGAATAAAAGTAGCAGCTGTTGATATTGGCGGGAGTTTAAATGAGAGTATCTTAAAAATAGTAGAGAGAGCTTTGGTAGCATCAAAGAGATCTGGAGTTATTAAAGATACTCATGTTGAAGATGGAGCTATAGCAGGGGCAACGAGAGATGCGATATCTCAAGTTAGTGGAAGAGCAAATAATTTAAATGTTGGTGGTAAAATAGGTATAGCTAGAGGGGGAGAACATATATGTGTAGCTATATTTTTATCTATTGGATTATTACATTTAAATGAAGTTGTTATAGGACTTGGACATAGATCATTACAAGAATAA
- a CDS encoding glycogen/starch/alpha-glucan phosphorylase: MTLTKDKIKEDFINKTTSLFAQDVSECSNSYKYLALASLVKDYAAQNWLKTNKQYAETSEKQVYYFSMEFLIGRLLQSNLINLGIRDLCEEALKELNINLRELEETEVDAGLGNGGLGRLAACFLDSMASLELPGHGNGIRYNYGLFEQKIVNGYQVEIPDNWLKDGNIWETRKDDKSVIVKFYGTVKTIEKKGRLNFELQDYEAVRAVPYDTPIIGYNNKTVNTLRLWSSEPVHSDFDLYEFSKGDYVKAQEYKADIQAISQVLYPDDSTEKGKLLRLKQQYFFVCAGIHSIIKRFKKSGHSIFDLDKHVQIHINDTHPSVAVAELMRILIDEEELNWDDAFRITVNTLAYTNHTILSEALEKWPIDLFKNLLPRIYMIIEEINRRFCEDIRRKFPNDEEKVRRMSIINDGVIKMAYLAIVGSHSINGVAKLHTDILKHRELKDFYDMYTLRFNNKTNGITHRRWLLQANPELSSLITDTIGEDWIKNPKELSKLRKFSTDTELKNRIEKIKFNNKLLLARYVKDKYDILIDPNSIFDIQVKRLHAYKRQVLNILHIMYLYNTIKENPNLDLTPRTFFFGAKASPSYHLAKETIKLINTVATLINNDPVVSKKIKVIFLENYRVSLAEKVIPCADVSEQISTTTFEASGTGNMKFMMNGAITLATLDGANVEIYDAVGTDNMVLFGMDVHEVTQYLNFGGYSSRRIYNEDNRLRKVLDQLIDGSLNVSPYEFENLRNSLLDMNDEYFVLKDFNSYVKAQEKIDLLYRDHKKWLEMCIINIAESGIFSSDNTIKEYAIDIWNTNPVRIK; the protein is encoded by the coding sequence ATGACTTTGACTAAGGATAAAATTAAAGAAGATTTTATAAATAAAACTACATCTCTTTTTGCTCAAGATGTGTCTGAATGTAGCAACTCCTACAAATATCTTGCATTAGCTAGTCTAGTAAAAGATTATGCTGCGCAAAATTGGCTTAAAACTAATAAACAATATGCAGAGACTTCCGAAAAACAAGTTTATTATTTTTCTATGGAATTTTTAATAGGGCGCTTACTTCAAAGCAATTTAATTAACTTAGGAATTAGAGATTTATGTGAAGAAGCATTAAAAGAACTAAATATAAACTTGAGAGAATTAGAAGAAACTGAAGTAGATGCTGGACTTGGTAATGGTGGACTTGGTAGACTTGCCGCCTGTTTTTTAGACTCTATGGCTTCACTAGAATTACCCGGTCATGGCAATGGAATTAGATATAATTATGGACTATTTGAACAAAAAATAGTTAATGGCTATCAAGTGGAAATTCCTGATAATTGGCTAAAGGACGGAAATATATGGGAGACTCGTAAAGATGATAAATCTGTTATAGTTAAGTTTTATGGTACTGTTAAGACTATAGAAAAAAAAGGACGACTAAACTTTGAACTTCAAGATTATGAAGCTGTTAGAGCCGTACCTTATGATACTCCTATAATAGGTTATAATAATAAAACCGTGAACACTTTAAGGTTATGGAGTTCTGAGCCCGTACATTCCGATTTTGACTTATATGAGTTCTCTAAAGGAGACTACGTAAAGGCACAAGAATATAAAGCTGATATTCAAGCGATATCCCAAGTGTTATATCCTGATGACTCCACCGAAAAAGGTAAGCTACTTCGCTTAAAACAACAATACTTTTTTGTCTGTGCCGGTATTCACTCTATAATAAAAAGATTTAAAAAATCAGGACATTCTATTTTTGATTTAGATAAACATGTACAAATTCATATTAATGATACTCACCCTTCTGTCGCTGTTGCAGAACTTATGAGAATTCTTATAGATGAAGAAGAATTAAATTGGGATGATGCCTTTAGAATAACAGTAAATACTCTAGCTTATACAAACCATACTATACTTTCAGAAGCCCTTGAAAAATGGCCTATTGATTTATTTAAAAATTTATTACCTAGAATATATATGATTATAGAAGAAATAAATAGACGATTTTGTGAGGATATACGAAGAAAATTTCCTAATGATGAAGAAAAAGTACGACGAATGTCTATCATAAATGATGGTGTAATTAAAATGGCATATTTAGCAATAGTAGGTTCTCATTCAATAAATGGAGTGGCAAAACTTCATACAGATATCCTTAAACATAGAGAATTAAAAGATTTCTATGATATGTACACTCTAAGATTTAATAATAAAACTAATGGTATAACTCACAGGCGTTGGCTATTACAAGCAAATCCCGAGTTATCATCACTTATAACTGATACTATTGGTGAAGACTGGATAAAAAACCCTAAAGAACTTTCTAAGCTAAGAAAGTTTTCTACAGATACAGAACTTAAGAATAGAATAGAAAAAATTAAATTTAATAATAAGCTACTTTTGGCCCGTTATGTAAAAGATAAATATGATATTTTAATAGACCCTAATTCAATATTTGATATACAAGTTAAAAGATTACACGCCTATAAGAGACAAGTATTAAATATATTACACATAATGTATCTTTACAATACTATAAAAGAAAATCCTAACTTAGACTTAACCCCTAGAACTTTTTTCTTTGGCGCAAAAGCATCTCCTAGCTATCATTTAGCAAAGGAAACTATAAAGCTTATAAATACTGTGGCAACATTAATAAATAATGATCCTGTAGTTAGCAAGAAAATCAAAGTAATATTCTTAGAAAATTATAGAGTATCTTTAGCCGAAAAGGTTATTCCTTGTGCTGATGTATCAGAGCAAATATCTACCACAACCTTTGAAGCCTCTGGAACTGGTAATATGAAATTTATGATGAATGGAGCTATTACCTTAGCAACTCTTGATGGCGCTAATGTTGAGATATATGATGCTGTTGGTACCGATAATATGGTATTATTTGGAATGGACGTCCATGAAGTTACTCAATATCTTAACTTTGGTGGATATTCTTCGAGACGTATATATAATGAAGATAATCGTCTAAGAAAAGTCTTAGATCAATTAATAGATGGCTCATTAAATGTGTCTCCTTATGAATTTGAAAATCTTCGCAACTCTCTTTTAGATATGAATGATGAATATTTTGTATTAAAGGATTTTAATTCTTATGTTAAAGCTCAAGAAAAAATTGATTTACTTTATAGGGATCATAAAAAATGGTTAGAGATGTGTATTATAAATATAGCTGAATCAGGAATATTTTCATCAGACAACACAATTAAGGAATACGCTATAGATATATGGAATACAAACCCTGTAAGAATCAAATAA
- a CDS encoding transglutaminase-like domain-containing protein: MRESRSNVREMIIPLLFSMNCTSWILNLVTEKSLLLCIVEISIIHIPIFAFLNFVKQRNRQGIVHYIAMTIVLIIGMLFLSVVGDGDTSYSAWLSVAPHGEKCTANFYIISSVLFSYFFASVTFYFTLVIKRTIIILLIGFIPLFFHVGRCEKGINFSFVMFILLFMLLYIISNLNKDIFNKEVNVKIIIVILIIIIGFTSIIPVPKFNNKIADTINTAYGDSSSKKLNTSEAKKDANIDIKSVPQSNKILFEVDSDEPLYIRVQSWDKYLDNKWCVGDTSLLQQEPVEDTDKLIPSIDDVAVAVEDYYGDDNDEINILKQYKSVDRDIKKARIYYRNYKGEYLLNVPGTFNIRIPGKKEKIYKDGLAKYYLINQDIDENMIYEIEYMSQNMKKGSLQKELLSYLNKERYYDIFHSMEGKNFFIEQGLYDGIKDSIKYRYKYIELPDTIPDRIYDLADKITKDKDSDYEKAVAIEKFFKSGEFKYDFDMGKAANGQDYNDFFIFEGKKGVCVQFASAMVILARASGLPARYVEGFVADEFDENSNRYIVREKDAHAFPEVYISGYGWMTFEPTVGISDESNNGITYKIEEIADKISELISKLYVNLSMINIILIFVSFSILLIISIYIYINLREIFWRHKVLKYNNDVIIKEIFKRVVLQLEKLDVYFDNDDTYITYGNKVFKDRGIIISDIIEILNKNQYRGVVPSDEEIDKSFEDYYKLRSIIKNRVGKIKGLIM; the protein is encoded by the coding sequence GTGAGAGAATCAAGATCAAATGTGAGAGAAATGATAATACCATTACTTTTTTCTATGAATTGCACTAGTTGGATTCTTAATTTAGTGACAGAGAAGTCATTATTGCTATGTATTGTAGAAATATCAATAATTCATATTCCTATTTTTGCATTTCTGAATTTTGTAAAACAAAGAAATAGACAAGGGATAGTGCATTATATAGCAATGACAATTGTTTTGATAATAGGTATGTTATTTTTATCAGTTGTAGGGGATGGAGATACTTCATATTCGGCATGGTTAAGTGTGGCCCCTCATGGTGAAAAATGTACTGCCAACTTTTACATCATAAGTTCTGTTTTATTCTCTTATTTTTTTGCTTCAGTAACATTTTATTTTACTTTAGTGATAAAAAGAACAATAATTATACTTCTAATAGGATTCATACCATTATTTTTTCATGTAGGTAGATGTGAAAAAGGTATAAATTTTAGTTTTGTAATGTTTATATTATTATTTATGTTGCTTTATATCATAAGTAATTTAAATAAAGATATATTTAATAAGGAAGTAAATGTTAAAATTATTATAGTAATTTTAATAATTATAATTGGATTTACTAGTATTATTCCAGTTCCTAAGTTTAATAATAAGATAGCAGACACTATAAATACAGCCTACGGAGATAGTAGTAGTAAAAAATTAAATACTTCTGAGGCTAAAAAAGATGCAAATATAGATATAAAAAGTGTACCTCAAAGTAATAAAATACTTTTTGAAGTTGATAGTGATGAACCGTTATATATAAGAGTTCAAAGTTGGGATAAATATTTAGATAATAAGTGGTGTGTTGGTGATACGTCATTACTACAACAAGAGCCTGTAGAAGATACGGATAAACTTATACCAAGTATAGATGATGTTGCAGTAGCTGTAGAGGATTATTATGGTGATGATAATGATGAGATTAATATATTAAAACAATATAAATCTGTAGATAGAGATATAAAAAAAGCTAGAATCTATTATAGAAATTATAAGGGGGAATACTTATTAAATGTACCAGGGACATTTAATATAAGAATACCTGGGAAAAAAGAAAAAATATACAAAGATGGATTAGCGAAATATTATCTTATAAATCAAGACATTGATGAGAATATGATTTATGAAATAGAATATATGTCACAAAATATGAAGAAGGGTTCTTTGCAGAAGGAGTTATTAAGCTATCTTAATAAAGAAAGGTACTATGATATATTTCATTCTATGGAAGGAAAAAACTTTTTTATAGAACAAGGTCTATATGATGGTATAAAAGATAGTATAAAATACAGATATAAATATATAGAGTTACCAGATACTATTCCAGATAGAATATATGATTTAGCTGATAAAATAACAAAAGATAAAGATTCAGATTATGAAAAAGCAGTTGCTATAGAGAAATTTTTTAAGAGTGGAGAATTTAAATATGATTTTGATATGGGAAAAGCTGCAAATGGACAAGATTATAATGATTTTTTCATATTTGAGGGTAAGAAAGGTGTATGCGTTCAATTTGCATCAGCAATGGTTATATTAGCAAGAGCTAGTGGATTACCAGCAAGATATGTAGAAGGATTCGTAGCTGATGAGTTTGATGAAAATAGTAATAGATATATAGTTAGAGAAAAAGATGCTCATGCATTTCCAGAAGTATATATATCAGGTTACGGCTGGATGACATTTGAACCTACTGTAGGAATTTCTGATGAATCTAATAATGGAATTACATATAAAATCGAGGAAATTGCTGATAAAATTAGCGAACTAATTTCAAAGTTATATGTAAATTTATCTATGATAAATATAATTTTAATCTTTGTATCATTTAGTATTCTGCTAATTATATCTATATACATATATATAAATCTTAGAGAAATATTTTGGAGACATAAGGTTCTAAAATATAATAATGATGTGATTATAAAAGAAATTTTTAAAAGGGTAGTCTTACAACTAGAAAAGTTAGATGTATATTTTGATAATGATGACACTTATATAACGTATGGAAATAAGGTATTTAAAGACAGGGGAATAATAATATCTGATATTATTGAGATATTAAATAAAAATCAGTATCGAGGTGTTGTTCCAAGTGATGAAGAAATAGATAAATCCTTTGAAGATTATTATAAGCTAAGAAGTATTATAAAAAATAGGGTCGGGAAAATTAAAGGATTAATTATGTAG
- a CDS encoding DUF58 domain-containing protein, with product MKNKIEFLFMFILVTLNAYLLGGVVSGTLLIVFISIFITSIIFTRITKRNIDVHVILPKEDIMKEDFLEVKVEIKNKSILPTSIIEIDFIKDDIFTFDDSNVFRFTLESRKSKVITMKYYQLFRGKGTIGIDDIKIGDYFGISSIYIDGFDNKKEITVLPVIFPIDINSDIVKKLTSSMRLVSSDYYINFSNIEIEPGYEFRQYVPGDSLNRINWKKFSKNRELLVRKNDNIIAINKKAIIMNPYIAIEKKDRRMIENKILKTVLSLAFVLLDRNIDVEIYIFENDLWTIYEIREMEDINIIQNKFVEYQFIHRFDEGDIKKSLEKLVVEIDSISITANIDAFIENIDYIFKLSEVENEVVWVKNSNDQLNYDVTLERNLWVLKEDYQFYNLF from the coding sequence ATGAAGAATAAAATAGAGTTTTTATTCATGTTTATTTTAGTAACTTTAAATGCATATCTTTTAGGAGGAGTAGTTAGTGGTACATTACTTATAGTATTTATTAGTATATTTATTACATCTATAATTTTTACTCGAATTACCAAAAGAAATATAGATGTACATGTTATTTTACCTAAAGAAGATATTATGAAAGAAGATTTTCTTGAGGTAAAAGTAGAAATAAAAAATAAATCGATATTACCTACATCTATTATAGAAATAGATTTTATAAAAGATGATATATTTACCTTTGATGATTCGAATGTATTTAGATTCACTTTAGAATCAAGAAAATCAAAGGTGATTACGATGAAGTATTATCAGTTGTTTAGGGGAAAAGGAACTATAGGTATAGATGACATAAAGATAGGAGATTATTTTGGAATATCTAGTATATATATTGATGGTTTTGATAATAAAAAAGAAATAACAGTATTACCTGTAATTTTTCCTATAGATATAAATAGTGATATAGTAAAAAAGTTGACATCTAGTATGAGATTGGTTAGTAGTGATTATTATATAAATTTCAGTAATATAGAGATAGAACCAGGGTACGAATTTAGACAATATGTACCAGGGGATAGTTTAAACAGAATTAATTGGAAGAAATTCTCTAAAAATCGAGAGCTTTTAGTAAGAAAAAATGACAATATAATAGCTATCAATAAGAAAGCTATTATTATGAATCCGTATATAGCTATTGAAAAAAAAGATAGAAGGATGATAGAAAATAAAATATTAAAAACGGTTCTATCATTGGCTTTTGTATTATTAGATAGAAATATAGATGTGGAAATATATATATTTGAAAATGATTTGTGGACTATATATGAAATAAGAGAGATGGAAGACATAAACATAATACAAAATAAATTTGTAGAGTATCAATTTATACACAGATTTGATGAAGGTGATATAAAAAAATCTTTAGAAAAGCTAGTTGTGGAAATCGATAGTATTTCAATTACTGCAAATATAGATGCATTTATAGAGAATATAGATTATATTTTTAAATTAAGTGAAGTGGAAAATGAAGTAGTTTGGGTAAAGAATAGTAATGATCAATTGAATTATGATGTCACACTTGAAAGAAACTTATGGGTATTAAAGGAGGATTATCAATTTTATAATTTATTTTAA
- a CDS encoding AAA family ATPase: protein MNQIIKRIIDNIEKVIIGKRNVIEQLMVALLSEGHVLIEDVPGVGKTQVVGALAKSVDGIFNRIQFTPDIMPSDVVGFSMFDPETKEFTYKSGVVMCNFLLADEINRSSPKCQSSLLEIMEEFQVTVDGKIHTVPRPFMVLATENPVEHQGTYKLPEAQMDRFLLKISMGYPNKEEEKLILDRFEGENPLKKLESIITMEELVNMQEQVKEVTVLDNIKYYIVDLIHESRKNPKVLVGISPRGGISLLKAAKSLAYIRGRDYVIPDDIQEMAIPVLSHRIILKSNIGVTSDEIIKEAIKNVEVPLY, encoded by the coding sequence ATGAATCAAATAATTAAGAGAATTATAGATAATATAGAGAAGGTTATAATTGGGAAGAGAAATGTTATAGAGCAGCTTATGGTAGCATTATTAAGTGAAGGACATGTACTTATTGAAGACGTACCAGGGGTTGGTAAGACTCAAGTTGTTGGTGCGTTAGCTAAATCTGTAGATGGAATTTTTAATAGAATACAGTTTACTCCAGATATAATGCCATCAGATGTTGTTGGATTTTCCATGTTTGATCCTGAAACAAAAGAATTTACATATAAATCGGGAGTAGTTATGTGTAATTTTCTTTTAGCCGATGAAATTAATAGATCATCACCAAAGTGTCAGTCAAGTTTGCTAGAAATAATGGAGGAATTTCAAGTTACTGTAGATGGAAAAATACATACTGTTCCAAGACCTTTTATGGTATTAGCTACTGAGAATCCCGTAGAACATCAAGGAACTTATAAATTGCCAGAGGCTCAAATGGACAGATTTTTATTAAAAATATCTATGGGATATCCAAATAAAGAAGAGGAAAAATTAATTTTAGATAGATTTGAGGGTGAAAATCCATTAAAAAAATTAGAATCAATAATAACTATGGAAGAGCTTGTTAATATGCAAGAGCAAGTAAAAGAAGTTACTGTTTTAGATAATATTAAATATTATATAGTAGATTTGATACATGAAAGTAGAAAAAATCCTAAAGTGTTAGTAGGAATAAGTCCTAGAGGAGGAATAAGCTTATTAAAAGCAGCTAAATCATTAGCCTATATTAGAGGAAGAGATTATGTTATTCCAGATGATATTCAAGAAATGGCAATACCGGTTTTATCACATAGGATAATATTAAAATCTAATATAGGAGTTACTAGTGATGAAATTATAAAGGAAGCAATTAAAAATGTAGAAGTGCCATTATATTAA